In Botrytis cinerea B05.10 chromosome 6, complete sequence, the following proteins share a genomic window:
- the Bcgst9 gene encoding Bcgst9, giving the protein MPQTSVYGTESAANKAIGGIPTIHYFDFQSRGRGQVVRLFLIDAGAAFKDIRYTFEEWPEHKRNGKVAEMNPTRNLPVVEMPEGKILTQSYAIVRHWSRLLGAYDGKNEDEKYWADAICDIVVDWRTIFLSAFFSDNKEEDYPKHQQGNQKKYLNAIETLLKGSELSKRGPFIIGKEITYADMALYQVLHDESLTKDGRKGLKEYPRLVQLVDAVEDRPNIKRFLNSDAYLG; this is encoded by the exons ATGCCTCAAACCTCTGTATACGGCACAGAAAGTGCAGCAAACAAAGCTATCGGCGGCATTCCCACTATCCATTATTTCGATTTCCAATCCCGAGGTCGAGGCCAAGTAGTTCGGTTGTTCCTCATTGATGCAGGAGCTGCATTCAAGGATATTCGGTACACATTCGAAGAATGGCCAGAACAcaagagaaatggaaaagttGCGGAGATGAATCCTACGCGAAATTTACCTGTGGTTGAGATGCCGGAAGGGAAAATCTTGACCCAAAGTTATGCTATCGTTAGGCATTGGTCAAGATTGCTAGGCGCATATGACgggaagaatgaagatgagaaatatTGGGCTGATGCAATCTGCGatattgttgttgatt GGCGAACCATTTTCCTTTCCGCTTTTTTCTCTGACAACAAAGAAGAGGATTATCCGAAACATCAACAAGGCAATCAGAAGAAATATCTCAATGCGATTGAAACACTTTTAAAGGGCTCGGAGCTGTCAAAAAGGGGTCCTTTTATAATTGGCAAAGAAATCACATATGCAGACATGGCTTTATACCAAGTACTACATGATGAAAGTCTTACCAAAGATGGACGAAAAGGATTGAAAGAGTATCCAAGATTAGTGCAATTAGTAGATGCTGTGGAGGACAGACCAAACATCAAGAGGTTCTTGAATAGCGATGCTTATCTTGGTTAG
- the Bchst2 gene encoding Bchst2 codes for MGQEASQPQINPNDPPHTLSARSIEGVADFIKSGKAKNIVVMTGAGISTSAGIPDFRSPETGIYANLAELNLPYAEAVFDIDFFRENPAPFYVLAKELYPGQFYPTVSHAFVALIEKKGLLRMLFTQNIDCLERRAGVSSEKVIEAHGSFATQRCIDCKTEYPDDMMKKAIEDGDPATCLVPQCGGLVKPDIVFFGEQLPEAFHANKMIPATADLVIVMGTSLSVQPFATLPTLAPETVPRLLFNMISVGDIGSRLDDVAILGDCDSGVRKLADALGWRDELEELWISVGGNTKQKEAEKAEEARLNMSRDELFEADIKELTGEIDEALKFSSNHTHRVNTDLQKNSTVKLASPPVAPEATPSRPPPDFAADKGSLLADITNGIPLKEATTVVRSAPIIVEKNTETKPTSVDLNSTTEELVKDSSIVLDVTMPQNMPNSSNTTTSP; via the exons ATGGGTCAAGAAGCGTCTCAACctcaaatcaatccaaatgATCCTCCCCACACTCTTTCAGCCCGTTCAATCGAAGGGGTTGCGGATTTCATCAAGAGTGGTAAAGCAAAGAACATCGTTGTTATGACAGGAGCTGGCATATCCACTAGTGCGGGCATACCAGATTTCCGTTCACCGGAGACCGGTATATACGCCAATCTTGCCGAACTGAATCTTCCTTATGCGGAAGCGGTTTTTGATATCGACTTCTTCCGCGAAAATCCAGCTCCTTTTTATGTTCTGGCAAAAGAACTCTATCCTGGCCAGTTCTACCCTACGGTATCACATGCTTTCGTTGCGttgattgaaaagaaaggattACTTAGAATGCTTTTCACACAAAACATTGATTGTTTGGAACGTCGAGCCGGAGTCTCTTCGGAAAAGGTTATCGAAGCACATGGAAGTTTCGCTACCCAAAGGTGTATTGATTGCAAGACTGAATACCCCGACGATATGATGAAGAAAGCCATCGAAGATGGAGACCCAGCGACTTGTTTGGTTCCACAATGCGGTGGTTTAGTTAAACCAGATATTGTGTTTTTTGGCGAACAGCTACCGGAAGCCTTCCACGCCAACAAAATGATTCCCGCTACGGCTGATTTAGTCATTGTGATGGGCACCAGCTTGAGTGTTCAGCCATTCGCAACATTGCCGACCCTTGCCCCCGAGACAGTTCCAAGACTACTGTTTAATATGATCTCCGTCGGCGATATTGGCAGTAGGTTGGATGATGTGGCCATTCTTGGTGACTGTGATAGTGGTGTCAGGAAACTGGCCGATGCCTTGGGATGGAGAGACGAATTGGAAGAATTGTGGATTTCGGTTGGAGGAAACACAAAACAGAAAGAGGCTGAAAAGGCTGAAGAAGCCAGGCTCAATATGTCAAGAGACGAACTTTTCGAAGCAGATATCAAAGAACTGACAGgtgaaattgatgaagcaCTGAAGTTTTCGAGTAACCATACACACAGGGTGAACACCGATCTTCAGAAAAACTCGACCGTAAAGTTGGCATCTCCTCCGGTAGCCCCTGAAGCTACGCCGTCGCGACCACCTCCAGATTTTGCTGCTGATAAG GGTTCACTACTTGCAGATATCACGAATGGAATTCCACTGAAGGAAGCAACGACTGTTGTTCGATCCGCTCCAATCATAGTCGAGAAGAACACCGAAACTAAGCCCACGTCTGTGGATCTAAATTCCACCACTGAAGAGCTTGTCAAAGACTCAAGTATTGTGCTCGACGTCACTATGCCCCAAAATATGCCAAACTCTTCCAATACCACCACAAGTCCTTAG